Part of the Mytilus trossulus isolate FHL-02 chromosome 2, PNRI_Mtr1.1.1.hap1, whole genome shotgun sequence genome is shown below.
cacaTAGGGATACCCCCCTCAATGTTAGGACATTAACAACCactttttaagtacaaatgagcacatattcatattatttgaagaaaaatttcccaaagaactatacatTTTATGATCTATCTGGTATGATATGGTCaacacatgtccaagaattttgatatgttcttggccttatatcttctttattattcaaaataattggaCCCTTCATTTAGAAAAGCTGTTCCAAATTTAATGTCAGAATTTCCCATTTTTAAGTTAATAAATCTCAGGGCTCACGCTACCAGGAGACTTGGGCGAAGAAGTCGCTTTCCTGACCGTCACTTCGCTTTCCCCCACCCCTAAAAGCGAAGACAAGTCGCCCTGTTGTTTACGATACTCGCTTTCAGTCGCCTCCGTCAtcggacattttcaatttttaccaagttgatgaaacatcaactttttattgataattaaagaaattCAGACATAAACGATTCATTATCTTATGAAAAGAGGTTGATGCATTGTTTTTGCAGTGTGTAGCAagttatttaattaaaatacaacTTCTTATCACTTCTTGCACTTCCGAAAGTTCTGGTGCTTGTTACTCGAAAACGTACATCAACCTAACTTTTGGCTGCACAATAAGtttgttacttcatttaaaCCTGCTAACAGTTGCCTTCAGTAAatccatttattgcattaaaaacgtcatgatcctttccaaataacttgtcaaacatcgtttattttttgtaaattttcttgcaaCCGTCCGCCATTGACCGATTTCTAAACTACGGATCTGAAACGGACCACCTATGACCGAAATccgtatttttacaaaaattaccaCGAACGCACGGATGGAACAGCTGACAGAAGAATATTGATCCCAAAAGGAAAAATTACGCATTCCACACGCATTAAAAGACTTTTGGTTACAtctaataaactcatcattgattggtgtatataattCCCTATAATTTATATGGATTGTTGTAAACTATTGTAAAGTTGCTTAACTCTTAGACTATTAcactaatatcaatatattatgacccagcttacctttatatatcttttgatgAGAAACACTGAATTTCATACACAAGatagtttttaataaaattgtaattgatatatataatactttctttacctttttaaaaaatttttttttatttagtgcTAAATATTTAGTTGGTAGTTTCTCACAAGGACctaagtaaaatttaaacaacttttaatttgaaatgttactttaattgtatactcagatatgaattgaacaatataaaaagaacattatttacaaatgacCTCGTTTATATAAACAGTAAAATCCAAACATTGTAGCGCACCGCACGAATGAgcacttctctttcaaatctcaccacttctccctatcagtttcaaaaagagaagtcaCTTCTCCCTATAATTCTGAAGTAGTGTGAACCCTGAATCTAcatttttctatgttattttttacaagaGTAAATGACCCCTTGACTAAGGGTAGTCCCTCATTTCAGGGATTCCTCATGATGAtgttgtgaaaaataaagaatagtacatgtacattattctttaaacatgttaaatgatttgataatttaattgaatacataaataaaattattttacagcAAGTGTAATGTCAATATATTAGTGAATAAACATCATTGAAGTTTGTCAATCAGCCattcttttattcttattctgtgtAAGAACTTCCTTGCACATGTTGCAGGTGAAAAATCGTTTGCCATGTTCACGATTTTACTATTTTGACCAACAAACAGAGGAATACAACACAAGTTCAATATCTAGCATGTTAAAATAATCTTGAGAGAAAACatttttgattggctgattaatttgatcatgagaaacatacattttgattggttgaacaCAATTTTCTTCCATTGGACACAGTTCAAAATTGGGAACAATCATACttttcgtgtagattttcaccaaattgtGTTTTAGAGGTTTTTTCAGGAACATGATCGTGCAATCGTGACAAAGGGTCAAAATCGTGTAGTACACGCCTAAATCGTGATAGTTGGCAGGTAtgtacggttacatggaaatattacaataataaaaaaaatattgttacattAGAGACTAATTGCCAGAATGCAAAGTTGGGTAAGGAGCTGATTAATTATGAATGTAACAACAATTATTGAGGCTATGgttacattgcgttattgttacatgaaaaacagcaatgtaCGCTAGATATATTAAACTTAAATCTTCTATAGTTTTGttgctttattttttcatatatatatgtactaaaTAGTACTTGTAATAATgataattaataattatttattatatatatatattctacaaatgatcatgatgatgttttaatagttttacGTATTAATGGATTTGATGTTCTTTAAGAAGATACCACATGTACTTCAGATTAGTAGTGCCAAAGGTGAAACAAATAGTTTAATGGTTTGTTGTTGAGAACTCAGGCTGTGAAAGTGTTCACATTTAAGTATTCAACTGCACACCTACTCTTATTACTGTCCTTGTACTTTGAACAATGGAAGAAGAGATTCATATTACCAATTTTGTTTTGggtgaaaaattaaaaacttggGATGCATTTGAAACGAAACTGAAACGAAACTGAAACAATATCAAGACTCAAATTTCATACAGCTATACAAACacagttctaaaaaaaaatattttatcaaaagcAAAGTTTTCTAACTGTGAACTAAAATACTGTGAACttctgtatacatgtacatgtatccatGGTGGACATAATTTCGTTTCAAAATCAGAGAGAGCTGAAATGTGTCGGACTTAAACATTCAAAAACCACTTACTTAATATGTAGAAACTgccattgtaaataaaaagaataaagcaattgtatgtaataattgtacatgtatgtattgtatgtacatgtattgtaaatataaaataaatgtctttaacttttattatttagtacatacatgtattactagTCCCATCGTgcattgctgtttttcatgtaacaaaaACACGATGTAACTGTAGCCTCAATAATTTTTGTTACATTCCTAATTATTCAGGTCCTTACCCAACCATACATTCCAGCAtttagtctccaatgtaacaataatatttttgttattgttacatttccatgtaaccgtagccagtgccaaTATCTTAAGTGAAAAATTGGCAAAATATAAACaagcatattttattgtttttttttacaataagttGAAGTGAATGCATAACAGCACCCTGTGTCAATGTGTGTAAAGTTTCactttcttttccatttttctgtttttaattgatagttttgGACTGTCTGGACTGTTTATGACATCGCCATTGAATTCGAGTCCGTTAGGTAAATTTAATGAAgtttaagtccaatcaacctgaaacttagttTACTTGTTCCTTATGatgtgatctttctaattttaatgccaaattagagttctcaccccaattttatggtccaatgaacatagaaaatgatagtgcgagttgggcatctgtgtactggggacacattcttgtttagaACATAAACATATTACCgtatttcaattatttgtaagaaatgattgaaaaaataaatattgatatcggatgtaaatattttggtaaaatGATATGACTAAACATCAGAAagtatttaataataaacatgataaaagtgtTATTTCATCAGAATGAAGTGTGTTTATTCAtacaaattgatatttaataattatatacatttttttttgtagttgttaTATTCTTTCAAAGTTTAAAAGTCAATGTGCATCTTCTGCTTTCTTTTCACAGATGTCAAAAGTTGTGGGATGCAATTTTGTCGTGATTCAATACCAAAAGTAACAATAAAGCCTAAGATTAGACTGGGGCAATTTGTCATgattcaaaagtattaataaaacataaGGGTAGGCATTAATAGGCATACAAAAATAGGTCATGTAGGGAAACCCTTTACAAAGTACTTTTTATTTGACCTCAGATTAGCTGACCACTGacatttctttgaatttttcagtGGTGTTGTAGTCCTGACCAACTGATTTTGCTGCAATCAACAATGGACGGTGAAGGTGATGTGAAGATGGAAAGCATGCCTAGTGCGAGCAATGGAAATAGTGATGTAAAACCACCTGTGAAAACTTCAGTCATGGTTATGCCAACTGGACCTGCTCCCATGATATCCAATAAACATCCTGTCATGCATCTAAATGAACTCACACAAGAAAGTAAATTTGAATTAGTGTCTGAAGACAAGGAAACTGGCCCAAGCAACAAGAAACGTAGAGTCTACACTATGATGTTGAtgtgtaaaaatgaaaaattccaAGGAATTGGTCAGAGCAAAAAGATTGCTAAAGAGGAAGCTGCTAAATATGCTCTGCTGAAACTGTTTAACATCCTGTATATTCCAGGTAAGTCTGTTGATAACTGTTTAACATCCTGTATATTCCAGGTAAGTCTGTTGATAACTGTTTAACATCCTGTATATTCCAGGTAAGTCTGTTGATAACTGTTTAACATCCTGTATATTCCAGGTAAGTCTGTTGATAACTGTTTAACATCCTGTATATTCCAGGTAAGTCTGTTCATAATTGcatcaaagttttaagaaaaatcaagaTATATAGGTAGTATTTAACTtgattaatacatgtaataggaAGAGTTGAGTACTTACAAAACACCTTGGAAGTCAATACCCAGGTACTTAGGCCAGTAATGTATTACTTGTTTTATATTAGCCCTGACAGAATCAATAGGCGAGGTAGGAAAAAAGTaaactatatcatgtatatttttgtaaaatatttaacatgtttaacagaCTAAAAAGACAGTTAAAGATGAAAATGAACTTcacttttatatacatgtatatgggtggaatcagaaaaaatgaagattttaacaTATTGGGGCATATTGTTTCCCCCATTATATTTAggaaagtaaattaaatgtcaaaCCAACAAGTTCAATACCAGCTAACTTGCAGCCAAATTTCATTTAGATATCTTGTACCAGCcgaaagttttattaaaaaaacatgtcaaatttgtcaggagtgtgacgctTTTTGTgtgacaggatttttttttaataatttacatgttgagtaaaaattattatgatgaaTGCATGTATATGAAGATGGTTTATAATCATTCACAATACTTTGTTTTGTAGATTATAGATTGGTGTTAtcattgcacaaatattatgtaaataaatatacattgtgaAAAGGTATGTACCAAAAATTAATTTGggcaaaatttgataatttctaaattaaagtgtTATGGTTGTATTTTAAAGGAGTATATGTGTGTAAAACTGGTAAGtatttattgtatacatgtataagctaTCCATAAAAGGCTATACAGACATCCTGAGGTGCATAATTCACATATTGGATTAACTTCTATACAAGCACCCAAaaatgtcaggagtgtgacaactgtctttaaacatgtactaaatttatatattgcttttcatcttacattgttatttatttttcagaagcacctgttccatagagaagaaaaacatttattgcagCTGTGATAATCTATATGTTGAATCTACACACTTGATTTTTagatgtcaggagtgtgacactttttttatacattcaatgacattgtttaaattttaattacatattaaaaaaaatgatccatTGTTACTTGGtgtcaaaattttgatagaAGAAGGttagtaaatacaaaatttaaacaatatatgtcattgaatgtataaaaaaagtgtcacactcctgacatctAAAAATCAAGTGTGTAGATTCAACATATAGATTATCACAGCTGCActaaatgtttttcttctctatggaacaggtgcttctgaaaaataaataacaatgtaagaagaaaagcattatataaatttgacagttgtcacactcctgacatttTTGGGTGCTTGTATAGAAGTTAATCCAATATGTGAATTATGCACCTCAGGATGTCTGTATAGCCTTTTATGGAtagcttatacatgtatacaataaatacttaccagttttacacacaaatactcctttaaaatacaaccataacactttaatttagaaattatcaaattttgccaatattaatttttggtacaTACCTTTtcacaatgtatatttatttacataatatttgtgcaatgaTAACACCAATCTATAATCTACAAAACCTAGTATTGAAGAATGATTATAAACCATCTTCATATACATGCAttcatcataataatttttactcaacatgtaaattattaaaaaaaaatcctgtcacACAAAAagcgtcacactcctgacaaatttgacatgtttttttaataaaactttcgGCTGGTACAAGATATCTAAATGAAATTTGGCTGCAAGTTAGCTGGTATTGAACTTGTTGGtttgacatttaatttactttccTAAATATAATGTGGGAAACAATATGCCCCAATAtgttaaaatcttcattttttctgattccacCCTTAtgttgattaataaaaaaagagaacatattctatatattcaataatttcatgaaatttcgaTAGAATTGCCTTCTGGTTTTTGATACTTTTCTTCCAACATGTGATAAAtgcattcatattatatattttttgatatatatgatatgtgtcaaatatgtcaggagtgtgacaaaATCCCAGAAATGGATGCTTTTCTAAAAAGATGATTACTTTAAAAGTGTAGCCtatattggtatatttttttttgctgattGTTACCAAAAGTTGCGTCTTTAATGGAAAggtgtttttgttaatattcttaagtaatttttttctgtatttaaacttttataaccAGGTCATTCATATTCTGCCATACATAAAGTGctaaaacaggatttttttcaaattgatggCGATAATGTATAGAGAATTTGGTATCCAAATGTTCCTTAATCAACCTGGCATTAATAGGAAATATGTTTATGCttttaatgtattcttaattGATGTAAATCATGTGTATATGTTTAGTTGTATTTGTTCAAATTACTGATTTTGTTagttattaaaagttaaaattattcttaatgTCTTAATGCTTTGTCTGGAcacttaagtttcataaaataaatgatatggtGAAGGTGGTGAGACAAATCCTGAaccccaaaaaatatgtttatttttgaccaTGCTCGTCACACTTTTGCctcattttttctgattccacccattatgtaaatgttaaattgcagtacatataacatgtataaaatatatatatatatgtaaataaaaataagaagaagatgtggtatgatttccaatgagacatctctctccacaagagaccaaatgacaagtACACTTTTTATGTCTTATTGTCATGATGAATGCTATAATAGTTGTATTTCATTAGCTCAAACTAGTTGAAATCATActataaaaagtttataattcaattacaaaaattaaaaagaaataacctCTGATTCACTTTATGACTTAGAACATGCTCATGTACACAAAAGTGTTAAAGAACTTAACTCACTTTTAAAATCAGGTCagacaaaaatatgtaacaatatATAACGGGAGTTGCAGTTAACAAACAAcagttacaattaaaacaataaaattatactttataagagaatgcaaattatcaaaaaatatccTGATGGAGGGATATATAAATCGTTTTGTcatacattcatgacatttaaacaaacataaatgctatagataatttttttccagatgCTAGCATGTCTTCATTTGTACCAGAGGGTATGGTGCTAGGAAAGAGACCTGGGGAAGAGTCACCTCAAGCTGCAGAACCAGgaagtaaaaagaaaaagaagaataagGAAGCTGAAGGTCCAAAGAATCCCGTGATGAGACTGCATGAGTTACGTTCAGGTCTTGAATATGTGGTAGAATCTCAGTCAGGTCCAGTACATGCCCCTGTGTTCGTAATGAGTGTAGTTGTGGATGGTCTTAAGTATGAAGGGTGTGGCAATTCAAAAAAGAAGGCAAAAGTTGATGTGGCTTCAAAGGCACTAAATGCTGTAGAGCCGCCTGTAGCTGAACAAACTATCAAATGTGAACCATCTACTACAACGTAGCTACGTTTATAAAAAATCTctgtaaatataattattcagTGTGGAAACATTTCATTtggtttttgttatgtttagtaccagtaataagtgtttttacATAACTTAAATGCAGCGTGCTACACAATGGTTATAGAATTGCATTTTatgtattgtcattttaaagtttcaaattgataagtcaattttattttttcccattcatattttatcaatatttgaatgGAAACatgttatagaaaaaaatcctgCTGTCTGTGTATATTGTAATTTATTCAAACGAAAATTATAGACTTTGTTAGAGGATAGTTTTAAATAACATGAGCGTGCATATGCACTTTCTTCattgaagaaaatatgacattttCAATGTCAGTTACttattatgttgtttttgtctAGTTTTTTAGCTTTGTATTtacttgattttcatattttttggtaCTACACTAGTAACTAaattttattgtgaaaaaaaacttaaaagcttATTATTTGGTTTCAAGTCAACAATCTAAAATGACCATTTATTTTATAAGGACAATTGGAAACAGTATATGGATGATCACTTTTGATCATTGGGaccatttatcttttttatttcatatcccTGGTGCAAAACCAATTCCTGATAACTATTTTCTATCATCAgtcgtacatgtattacaaaaatgtatcatcaataaacaaagttttagaAGAATGCCAGGTCAGACACTTGCCTTATAACCTCTGACCTTTGTGTTATCATACTTATCATGGGCTATCATCACATTTAATGAACTCCTTGGGATAGTTgaatttatgtatcatttttCTTCTATGGTAATAGAGTAACATAAAGTtgtattgtatataaattagtttgtttgtatttcattcaaaagtcatAGGAATTCCACCCTTATAATTCAgttcctttctttttttttcactatcattattttttagataagttcattttatccttttttaccTCAATACAGAGATAACATTTTTACAGAATGGAAAATTTgtctttgttaaaataagtcCTTATCATCAATTGGCCAATTAAACACAACCATGAGGTGTaagtattatataatatactgCAAACAAATTTAGGGAATATTTAAACATGCCTTagtattttaatgaaaacttctgtctttatacattgtaccaaacttgaactGTCTGTTATGTTGATTATGTCTTAAACAAAAGTTTATAGATCTTTTGTCAGATGAttgcttgttttgttttattggatTGCCTTCTCAATGATGTAGATGATTTCTTGTTTAATATTGGATTGCCTtctcaatgatttttttttatacgaccgcaaatttaaaaaaaaatttcgtcgtatattgctatcacgttggcgtcgtcgtctgcatcgtcgtccgaatacttttagttttcgcactctaactttagtaaaagtgaatagaaatctatgaaattttaacacaaggtttatgaccacaaaaggaaggttggtattgattttgggagttttggtcccaacattataggaattaggggccaaaaaggacccaaataagcattttcttggttttcgcactataacttgaGTTTAAggtaatagaaatctatgaaattttgacacaaggtttatgaccacaaaagaaaggttgatagtgattttgggagttttggtttcaacagtttaggaataaggggccaaaaaagggcccaaataagcattattcttggttttcgcacaataactttagtttaagttaatagaaatccatgaaatttagacacaatgtttatgaccacaaaaggaaggttggtattgattctgggagtttaggtcccattagtttaggaattaggggccaaaaagggacccaaataagcatttttcttggtttttgcaccataacgttagttcaagtaaatagaaatctatgaaatttaaacacaaggtttatgaccataaaaggaaggttgatagtgattttgggagttttggtcccaaccgtttaggaataaggggcccaaagggtccaaaattaaactttgtttgatttcatcaaaattgaataattggggttctttgatatgccgaatctaactgtgtatgtagattcttaacttttggtcccgttttcaaattggtctacattaaggtccaaagggtccaaaattaaacttagtttgattttgacaaaaaatgaatcggttgggttctttgatatactgaatctaaaaatgtacttagattcttgattattggcccagttttcaagttggtccaaatcggggtccaaaattaaactttgtttgatttcatcataaattgaataaatggggttcttttatatgccaaatctaactgtgtgtGTAGATTcgtcatttttggtcctgttttcaaattggtctacattaaagtccaaagggtccaaaattaaactaagtttgattttaacaaaaattgaaatcttggggttctttaatatgctgaatccaaacatgtacttagatttttgattatgggcccagttttcaagttggtccaaatcaggatctaaaattattatattaagtattgtgcaatagcaagtcttttcaattgcacagtattgcgcaatggcaagaaatatctaattgcacaatattgtgaaatagcaatttttttttttaattagagttatctttctttgtccagaatagtaagcaagaaatatctaattgcaagaattttttttatttggagttatctttctttgtccagaatcaacttaaatctttgttatatacaatatacaatgtatattcactttttactaccaactgataaattaaaataatctttaccattcggTGATAttaaacaagcagtttttttacatcttaatattttatgatgtatttaaatgagtagttattgttgcaaactccattagaaattttaattgagattagttttagAATatgggaaagggggatgtgattaaaaaaattgggttcaattttctcatttgaaatttcataaataaatagaaaatttcttcaaacatttttttgagaggataaatattcaacagcatagtgaattgctctaagagaaaacaaaaaaatttaagttcattagaacacattcattctgtgtcagaaacctatgctgtgtcaactatttaatcacaatccaaatttagagctgaatccagcttgaatgttgtgtccataattgccccaaccgttcagggttcaacctctgcggtcgtataaagctacgccctgcggagcatctggtctCACCTTATAGATAAGTTTGTCATCAACACATTTATATAATAGTACTAACTGCTAAGATTTCAcacaaattcatattttttttacattcaacaactttttgtttttataacataGTTATATTGTTCATGATCAAAAGATTATTTTGATGTCTGAGGAAACAAAACTTGATAATAGCAAGATAAGCTATAATTTGTACGAGTTATCATagaattgacaaataaaaagtaaacaatgatGTGGTTACTTGTTTGATTATCAAATACTTTTTACATCCCCTATCACTATCTGCACTTGGTCCTCTATGACATCCATGTCTgtcattgatttttacatccccTATCACTATCTGCACTTGGTCCTCTATGACATCTATGTCTgtcattgatttttacatccccTATCACTATCTGCACTTGGTCCTCTATGACATCTATGTCTgtcattgatttttacatccccTATCACTATCTGCACTTGGTCCTCTATGACATCCATGTCTgtcattgatttttacatccccTATCACTATCTGCACTTGGTCCTC
Proteins encoded:
- the LOC134707281 gene encoding double-stranded RNA-specific editase 1-like, with the protein product MDGEGDVKMESMPSASNGNSDVKPPVKTSVMVMPTGPAPMISNKHPVMHLNELTQESKFELVSEDKETGPSNKKRRVYTMMLMCKNEKFQGIGQSKKIAKEEAAKYALLKLFNILYIPDASMSSFVPEGMVLGKRPGEESPQAAEPGSKKKKKNKEAEGPKNPVMRLHELRSGLEYVVESQSGPVHAPVFVMSVVVDGLKYEGCGNSKKKAKVDVASKALNAVEPPVAEQTIKCEPSTTT